CTAGAGCGAAATTCGACCATGTAATCCACTCTCCGAATTCCGAAAGCCTTATCGACTCCCATATCATTTGCACACCGTTTGCCGACAGAAAACTTCATCGAATGCAACTGGTACCACCAGCCCGTTGGTAAATGGGCAGACAAACATCTTCAATTCATACCCACCCCAACGTCATACATATGCACATAACTTGACTGTGCTGCCATATTCCCAAAATCCCAAAGGACACAACCATCTCCACTGGCGCCAGCCGTTAAAGGCAGCCGAATATCTTTTCGTAGAAGAATGTTGATGATGCAGCAGCTTTTGAATGTAATATTCCAACCCCTTTTTTATCAGACAATGTGTGCGCAAAGAAATGAAACTTTAAACTGAATCCTTGAACTAGTGTCTGCATGCAAACACACTGTGCTCCCGTACGCTAAACGAGCTCAAACGAGTGAAAGCAAAATCTTTGATTCTTTTTATTGACTCAAGAAGTCACACTAGACACTAGATCTGCCCAGTCTAATGTGCTGATGTGCTGAATGGTTTCGCCGTAATGGGATAGTGAAATATTCAAGCTGTCGTTCGTTGCAGACATAGGACGCTTCGAGGAACTAAAATTCAGACCGATGGTGTCATCATGTGGAAAgtaagactttttttttggcttttgaTGCTAACACTTCATAAATATTCGCATCTGGAAGGGAACACAATGTGACAAAACCCTTTGCGAATTATTTTATCGACTTTGCAGTTGATGACTTTGATTGTTAGATCTTCCTACTGGAGTGTAAGAAACGCTTAGACGAAGATGAGAGCTTTGGTCCAGGAACAAGCTTCCGGAAGCGTAATGTACAAAACATAGACTACCAATATTGATTGCACTTCGTATCAAAATGTAGTCGGAGGTCTATTAAAACTGCAAACATCCTTTTCACGTCGGTAAAACCCACATGTTCGAAATGAAAAATCACTACCCCCGCATGAGTAAATTCCATATCACTCCATTTCGGAACAATAGCGTCCTCCCGCGTAttggagtttttttcttctgcaatTTCCTTTACAAAACATGACCACGGCATACACATTCGATGCAGTAACACATGTTTCGGATCCGCTTTCATAAATTTCAGTTTCCGCACAATAGAAGGCCTAGGTGGAAGCTCAGGCTTCCCACTCAGGCTGCCGATGAGATGTTGAGTTAGggatattttatttacaattcGTTAGTTTTTGTCCCGTCCTCCACCACCACGGTTTTAGTACACCGGACGCAAACATGCGTCCGGTGTGTAATCAACCGCGGACGGAGCGAACTCTCCATCGCACGGCTACCGTTTGGGGAAAAGACAGCGCGGAACACATTTGCCGAAACTTCAAATTACTGGTGGATCggtataaaaaaagaaggtaaacCAACGCAAGTACGCAACAATGTCCGCGTGTAGCTTGGTTCAGACTTTCCGGATTGCAGATGCGCCGCCATTGGGCGATGGCGAACAGCAGCATATGCGTACGTGTGTACATACATTTCCGCTGCATTTTCATTTGCGTatggacaacaacaaaaaaacacgagaTAGGAAACACGAAAAAGGCTTGTCATCCTGATTGAGCTGGAAATAAGAAATCGCAAAAAATGGGTGGAAAACCGTATCCACCACATAGACACACAGGACACTTCAACCATTGGAGCGTTCCAGTCGATTAGGCCGAGGGCAATTTTCAGGGTTCACAGGCTGCGTTTCCGTTACTCGTTTCCGGCAGTGTCCGTGACAAGCGTAGGTGTCCCTACCACGCGCAATATCGATCGACGGTGAATCCAAATGCTCTAAGCACTCCTGTTCATCAGTTGAGTGCTGTCGATGCTTTGCAATATTGCTCGCTCGAAAGTGCGGGGCACGAATGTGCATTTCATTTTcgatattaatttttatttctgtttatTCAGCATAACCATTATCGGATTGGAAGTTTACCAAAATAACATGCCGATACATGTGTTCTTCATAATCCTTTTCCAATATGCGATAGATTCTACGCAAATAGAACGTTTGGGCAAACAGTCTGATATGCAACATGCAAACGGGGTTTTTTAGCTGGGCTTTTCcatcgaacattatttctaGGAAATCCTCGACATGCTCCAACGCCAACCTTCTCTCAGCGCTAGGTATGTGGAACATTGGAAACATAAAATAATGCAACCACAGACACCCTACCCGACTGCCTCGTGACTGCATAAGCGATCAGGGAGAGAGGATTCAGTCGTCATTGTTTATATAATCGATCGGCTTTGCTTTGACCAGACCCGTGTAGCTTCCCCCAAATCCCAAGTCTTCGAAATCGGGAGTTCCATCGAACTGCCTTCGGGCTGACCATAACGGTGGATTCAGCGGTATTTGCTGCATTTAGCTCCTGGATTTTATGCCGCTCCAAATGTGTTTGGGCAGCCGTACATCAACAATCGGGTTGTGATATATTGCTTTCCTCCACAGCCTAAGCTGACACAACATCATGACTATGTGTAATGGCATAACAAACCTCACGAGCTGCATACAATACAGATGCACAGCGTCAGGGAccgtgtttgtttactttagAACAGTTTCTATGAAAAGTCTCGATGTTTCCTTCAACAGACATGCTTTTCGCCTTTACAAGTTTGTGTTAAAATCATATCTTTACGTTCTCTTATCACAAGTTCCCACTCCCATTGCTTAGTTATCGTCAACCCTTGCACCCGCATGGTCGGCGAAGCGGATCACAAGAgaaaaattcaaatcaaacgtCCAAAAAAGAAACGGAAGTAACTAATTCCCCGCTTATTTGACTACACAGCACTCCAATATTGGACCCTCCCCGACAAGAGGGCGAAAATAAAACTATCAAAAGATTAAATTTGATCCCCCGGAGAACCCACCATCAGCCTCGAAACAGTCGGAATTGCTGAGATTCTGTTTCCCTTCTTCGCCTTTATTGGTTTGATCTCTTTCGTGCCCGTGCATTAAAATGCAGCCGGGAATTCGAATGCGGGCTTGCTTAaatttatgccacgatgcatCTCTTTGCCCACTTGGGTTCTCGGACTTCCAATCCATTCGTTTACTTTCGCCGTCATGATTGAGAATATCGTCGACAATCAAGCGAACACTCATCGGAACGCTCATCATGTCGCATGCAAGAGAGTTGTCCGGACGACCAACACTTCCCTACAGACACGGAGAGCTGGATCGGAAGATGTCTctatttttcctttctgcTATTTCTTCGCTACCCACAGGCTCCTCAGTCATTCGACCCTATTCAAACACTAGATATCTTCATCGCAAGACACGCCACAGCTCAAGATACGATTACTCAGCTTGGGGTTTGCTTGCTACAACAACAGATTCCTCTCGGAATGCGATTGGagcagaaaaggaagaaaaaaaaacaatcgttaAAAAATGTATTGGTCATGCATCCACTGCACTGCTGCAGAACGGCACACAATTCCGTAACCGCTTATTGGTACGTGCTGGAAGCGCGGGGTTTCTACACGCCATAGCTCGACCGGTACTTTGAGCTGCATTCTTTGGACGTTGCAATGATCcgatgcatttttttgttgtggctcCGTGGACTGAAGTGTTACAAATGTTCCTCCAAAAACTCCACACTCCAGGCGCGGGCCTAGTTAAGGAAGCCGTTCCGTGCGCCGTAACTGTAAGTGATCGGCGATGAGTTTGCTTGATTGATTTGATACAATTGCACAACGAATCATGAGATCATCATCAGCCGGCACTCACAGCTGTGTACGCTCTGATAAATTCAATTTGCTACCGGTCTTTAAAACGTTCTTCGTAACATGCTTTCCCTCGCGTGGTAAAAAGATGGTGGAAGTTTCTGCAGTTGAGAATTATGTTCGTGCACGAACACCTGGCAAAAGAATGAGaatagtggtggtggtattaGATTAAAGAGCTTTTTAAGACATTTAACCAATATTCCGGTTGGCAGGAAAAGTGTACCGAGCACACACTATGGACTCGCGGGAAAGTCTCTCATCCCGGTGGAAGGCATCATATTGTGCCATTGTGCCAGACTGCATTGACGCCGCTTTGTGCTCATATTCACTTCTTTAGACGGCTATAGAAAAGCCCGGATTCTATCTCTTCCTAAAGGAATATctcgtgcgtttttttttttgctgtgtggcAGCATAAATCGATCGGAAAAAGATTCTACCCATCCTCAAAAGGCACGCGGTGGGATCGAGCGCTTATCGTACGCATACACATTGTACTACTTCATCCGGATATTAAATATTACCCacatagagagaaagagagagagagagaaatagtaTCACCGTACACCGTAAATGCAGGAGCGCCACGAAACTCCATTGTCACCGACTTCTTTCATGCCAAGTGGGGCCAGTAATGGCGACGGGGGAGTTTGCACCATAAACCCCACACTCCAACCTATAAGCCGTCCATTTGCTTGATGGCTCGGTTGGTGTTCTcgcttctgcttttttttttgttaatagcACATCCGCTTTCAAAAGGGAGAGCGGGGAGCAGTTTAAAGGACCCACACAAGCCCGAAGAAGCGCACTCTCATGCCTGCCAGCAAAGGGACGGAAATCCATTGTGCAAGTAACGAATAGAATAAACTTTGCATCGTTCAACTTAATCTGATCTGAACGGTATTATCCACGTGGGACGCCGCAAGGGTTTCGCATCTTATTTTGCGCCGTCCCCGGTTCCCTCGTTTGGACCGGTTGCAGCGGGGAATAGGTACCAAAGCACTTTGGTACagggaggagaaaaaaagaacgctGGACGATGTTTAACACACCCGGGTAACGGGTTAGAAGCCGTACGGAGCGGGATAATGGGGACgataaatttacatttttcaattttgtgcCCAAACGGTCATACCTCGAAGGTCGTTGGGAAGTTTTACTTTGCTTCATTGCGACGgaagagcgagaaaaaaaaacccgacttTTGCGCCCAAAAATCAATTGAGTTTGCTCCTGACCGAGAAACATATACCCACCGCGAAGGTTGAAGGGTTTTGAAGCTTCTTTTTTATGAAGTGACGCAAAATGAACGtagaaatattcaaatttaatttttgcttgATTGATGGTATCTTCGAAACCAGGTACGAGTTTATCATCGCATGTTCCGTAGCAAATCCATGGTATAGTGACTGACGCCTCGGTCTACCACAACACAGGTCGTGTGTTCATGACGCAACTGGATCCCAAACGCAAAGctttataatttaatttgaagaCATTAATTAAAGACAATTTTCTCATACTTGACGAAAAACGATTCTACTTACCCATCAAACGCTGATGCAGCAtaacaaaagaaataaaatattgttcaCTCCACTCACCACACACAGTCTAAAGTATCGTTTGCCCTTAACAACCCAACCAAACAACACTTTCTTCCAATTTGCTTCACTCTCTCATACACGATTAGTGCGCAAACGAGAATCGTTGGCCCCCGTGCGTACGGTTGTACCTTGCGCTATCCACCATCGGATAGCGATGCCACCGGAAGCTGCAGGATGATATTGGTACACGtggcggcacacacacacacacaacaacacctctagggggaagcagcagcaagcacaaaCACTGTTTGTTTATCGCGCGCACTACTGCACCACTTCAACCTGGTGTgacaaaacaccacacacacttcttcttattcttattcttctgAACCAGGTTCGTCCTTCAACGTGGGGACGAACGGTAGAATGAAAGGTCACGTCGTGCTCGCTTCGACTTCGAGGGCGTAAAAAGGGCAAGACCTAGACCTCGGCGTGTTACGCTTTAATTTTCGCTTtgggttttccttttttgccacTTTCGTCTTAACCCCGACGCGGTGCCGGCGTTTCGTCTCGGAAGGGAAAATCGACAACCTCCCTCCCCCCGTgcttcacacacaaacgtttTCGCACTCAGCGAGCGGCACCGTGCGCCACAAACAACCCGCGGAGGGCCGCGGTCTATACGACATGAAACGCTACTTATCGGCAGCCAAacgtacgcacacactcgCTGCACACCGAAAATTTACCACCGCGAGAGGTGCTCGATTGGGCACTGTTTGTGGGTAGTGCTTTCTTATCAACTGCTGGAAACTTTCTTCTTCCCCTGCGAAACGCCACACACGGATGTAGCGGCGGCCCACAACGGCCCGGGCAGGTGGCTTTGGGACGACAACAATTGCACTGTCGTGAAAATTGGACGTATTTTGCGACTGCTAGAGATTGCTATTTTTCCACCATTAAGCACCACCCATCAGCACGTTGGCACGTCGTAGCACGGTAACGACCTGTGGCATGGGAACGACACTCACAAGTGCAACGATCTTTGGTGATAGAAATCGGGCAAATTAATACGCTTCTGGCGTCGTCTTGTACCAAAGCCACAGCATTCGACTGATGAACTTAGGGTTCGCACACAGTttgacaaacacacagacgGGGGGCTCGAGATCGTATTGTTGCGGTTCGCGTGCGACCCAAAAAAACGCTGAAAGATACGGCAATCTGCGGCAAACGAAGATCACGCACGATCACGGAGGGAAAACAGTTCGGAAGCACACCCGAAAGGTACTTCCaacccctcacacacacacacacacacacagaaggaGGCAGgaggtgttgtgtgtttctttgcttttccTCCTTCAAGCCCCTGGTGCAGCAGCACTACGCTGTAGTGCAATTCATGTGCGCACACAGCGCTCAATGATCGGTCAGCTCAATCACTCTTCTCGGAGGTGACTTCTTCGCGGCGGCCAATATACACGCGCACAAACACCGAACACCGGGCACAGAGgcgcacacacgcaaactATAAACAATAGAAAGGCGAAGAAATGATGgtaaaagccaaaaaaaaacacacacgcggtaACTTTATGACGTGGGGCTCATGCGAATGAGCTGCGtagcgtaaaaaaaaacacgcgcaCTCGATGCGCTCGCGCGTCCGTTCGGTCACGTTGCCTTCGTTGAAATAAAACCCGCGATGgaaaaatgtatgctcttgCGCCGACTCGAGTCGTTTGAGGCGGAGAATCATCATCCCTCCCTCTTGGGCGAGTGAGCCACAGCTGCGCCGTAATGCTTATGGCGAGAGAATACTGCAGGGTGGAGAGCGTTTTCGGGGGAAGAAACAGCTGCGTAAGCCAACGGTACGCAAAACTATCCGCAACTGCTATCGGGGGTTgctagagagcgagagagaaaccAACCCTTATTGGAGAGCACATAGATAGTGCATAACTGCGCGAGAGCACCAACCGTCTCGGAGTCGGGTATGTCAGGGCTTGTCAATTTGTTGTTTACCTTTTGGTGAGGTTTGTGCTGACTGGACCTGTGGTGATTGTTTTGAGAACTTTCTACCGGTCTGCTCACATCTGGATGACACTAGACGCTGAACCAACCGAAAGAACGCTTTTTAGACTTCAATACTTCAAGAAGTAGCTCCCAAAGTTATTCTTGTTTGACCTTTAATACATTACATTCGCTTAGAAGATCTTCTTAAGCTTCGGAACACCTGTAGACTGGAGTTTCTCTGGGATCATTGTTATAAATTTAATAGGAATAGGACTACAAAAAACTCGTCCCTAGACCCCGAAAAGCTCTCGGATTGCTTGAGGAGTTACCTCAATTCTCCAGTAAGGGTCTCCAACAGTTCTTCGTCTGTCATTCGCCTACTCGTAATTGAGACATCTCAATCTTTTTAATCCATCATAACAGAATAGACTGGCCAGTGTCATTGTTATCTATTAGTTAAACGCACCAGCTCCAACAAAACCGGAAGTTATCAATTCCCATACAGCCTCATACACGAAGAAGATCTCACGCAATTCCACGAGGACCTTGATCTGCTAGAGTGCCGAATTCTTCTACATCCATCATCAGCCTCTCACTCTCGATCACAAATACTCAGCTGGTCACGTTTGTTTACGTGTTTTTCTGCCATATACAAGAGCATCTCCGGTGGCCGCTGGTACGTGCCGATCAACCGGTTTGACCAGCATGTGGCGGCGGCACCCGAGCACATCACCGGGCCATACCAGGCCAACACTCCTTCACGCTGGAATGCACCTCTTGTGCGCACACTTCCCGACTCCCGATCCAAACAGCGCCAGCATCCAGACCCCATATTGTGGACCCTTTCGTGCCCGGAGTGTAGTGTGTTCGCGGGCCTCGGCACTTTCTCATTTACCGCTACATCGTTCGCCTACGGTACACCCACCAAGCTCGACTAACGTTCCCTGAGTTCCCGATTTTCCGATTTTCCGTGGCAAGTGGCGTTAAGTTTATTTCACCCTTCTTCACCCAATTGCACCCCCGTTGATCCCTCTCCTTCCTCGAGCTTATCAGATTATGTTGGGCCGTCGGCAGTGTGTCATTGGCCATCAGCTTCCGCCATTCCTCGGGCCCCAGACCAGTCAACGGAACCGGTTTGCGGCGAACCGGGTCGGCCACCTCCGACGCAGAGCCGGGGCCACAACAGAAAACTGACTGTATGaatttgtgtgattttttctCGCTCCCTTACACAAGCGACAACCGCGAAAAACTATGTCATTTGCCATGGAGCACACCATGGCGCTTCTTCGCGCCCCTACTGTTCCGTTGCTCACCTGGGTCGTATTAGGTTGGCGCGGTGATTGCATCTCATATATTGGGATATTTTTTCCATGCGGTGactatttaatttatttcctttGCTATGCTCGACAAGTTAacttggtttttattttgcgaACCTTCCCCCGTACTGACGTCAGCCAAGTTCCGACTAGCGGCGGCCCCGTTCGGCGTGAAAGCCTCCTGCCTACATCCCTAATGGTTGCGGTTTCGTTATCTAATCGCTATCAATTTTTCACTAATTGCTTACCTTTGCTCATCATGTCACACacatagagagaaagagtacCACTACTTccactactattactaccactATCAAACAGGGAAACCTGAGAGACACAGTGACCAGGCAATCATTATCATCTTCTTTCATTACTGCCGCACATTACATGATATCGCCTCTCCAGAGGGAGTCTTGTTAATTTTAGAGGCGAAACGGTCGAAAATCTTGTACAAAAACAGACCACGCCTGATGCCTGTGACTTCCGACACCTCACAAACTGGCGTGACATTAGTGATGCTTTGTTGGGTTTTCCAAGGAAGGGGTAGTAGACAAGAGCAAATCATCAAAAGATAGTTATTCACATTTTCCACCCTAAAAGCCCATCAGTTATTGTAATGATGTGATGGTATGTTTTTGGGGTGGAGAGCTCTCGCAAAATGGTGATTAATGTTTGCCTTGTAGCTGCGGCCATGCTTTGTCATTAGGCGTGTTCCGGTGGTGATAATGTACAAGTTTCCTCTGAgatgttcatttttttcttcttcttctgtttgtttgttcgccGCCAAGAGCCGCGCTGTCTTTGACCGATTTGCTCAGCCAAATGTAGGCCACTGCCGGTGATCATTTGCATGACCATATAATTTAAACGATTTCTGCGGTCTGCGAATGCGGAGCATTTTACATCGCAGAAAGGGCAACCGCCAGAGCcgtgtggtttgtttttttttttgggagatttatttgtttgcatttaaaGGACACAAAGAAAGTGGGACCAGCGGGAGACGGTCTATGAGCCGGTAAGCGATAGAAACGATGACAAGGCGAGTAGTAGAGCAAATCCAATTAGCCAATCTATCACCAATTCACATTGCTATGTTTAGCTGCTATTAAACTGTAATTTGCAGAATATATTATGATGATGGTGTTTGCTTTTTATCTCCTCTTTTGTCGTGTTTCGGTTCCGAACAGCTGTGAGTGAATTTTAAACGTCTAATCGTGAAGTCATCTTTTAGAATCACATTATTTAACTTGCTCCAGAAATTTTGTTTCCAGTTACTTTCTAAATCTTCATTAATTTCATGTGAACATTCGAAAAGCTCGGGAGTTTGCAACATCAGATTGCCCAACTATGAGTATTGAATTCATTAAATCACACCATACCTCTATGCGAAATTATTATTGAATAGCATCCGAATTCTAACGAGGCCCTTAATCATGCCTAATCTATCGGCCCAAAGCCCAAACTCACTCACCAAGCGTTGCTCAATAACTAAATACATCCGTTGAATAATCAACCACCCTCGCAATACGTTTGCCATTATCACTGCTGTTCGCTGCAATCGGAAAAATCACGCTGCCGCGCTGATAAGCTGATCGTGGGCCGAACACGTTCGATAACGAGGCCCCGAGGCTCGATCGAACCGCTCAGATAGGGGTGCAAATCACACTTCCAAACAATCAACCCGATTGTACCACCGGGCTGCACATCGAGATACTCATGCGCAACAGAGCTGCCGTACGTCGCGGTATTTGGACAGCTCGACAGCTGCCTCTGGTACATGAAGCAGATGAAGTAACATGTAGTTGGCAATTTTTCGTTCCCACCCCGAAGAGATTGCTGCTTTGCGCAAGCCTAATCATCCCCAACATCCCTCAGAGTTTCGGAGGCCGGCTGTGTGCTCTGTTATAGCACTAAGTAGATCGACTCATCCAATCCGTCGGCATTTTGGCATGGCGGAAATCTTTGATACGCGTTCATTATGGATTAGGACCGATTAACCAGAGATGCATCGCGTTAAGCAGTGTTGTGCAAAGTGGCTAGAAATAATGCGCTTATCTAACTGTTCTTATGCTTCATCTCTCTTTGTTTAATTTCAGTTGCTAGTCGGATGTGTTCTGCGATTCTTTCCCAGCACCATTTGTTCATTCTTGATAACATTATCGTTAATTTCCAGATACAATCTGGCATCGCCATCTGCCATTGACGTAATACCGAACAATTTCTGCATATTCTAGACGAGTTCCAGCTGTTGCTGGACTGAGGAATAGCTCTCTTAGACGTATCAAGAGTTCTGTTTATACAAAGCAGTGGGTTCAGCACAAATCAAGAATTAATTCTCGAAAGTTCCCTTCAGACTTGGCGCCGAAATACGATGCCAAATTGTTCCTCGAACAAGGTCTACGACGACACCCTATAGGGCCGAGTAATGTTCCAGTCTTTCCGGCTCCAATGCTGAGACATGCTTACATCACTTTACGTAAACAAAACGTCTTACTTATGGTGCTCTGGTTGATTTATTCACGTACAAGACGAAGCAACACATTCGTCACCACTATTTTTCCCTCAAATTCcacaataaaatgtttttagaGCCACTTGAAGAACACTCTTCAAAAATGTTTGCACAAAAACTGAGTTGCAATAAAATTGTCAAATAGATTTGCCCGGTGAAAAAACTCTTGATTCCACCAACTGTCAACGTGACGACGTTGTCAACTAAAAGTAAACATCAAGAAATTGTGCAAATTGTCTCACTCTATTGTATTTTCTGTACAAATTGCGAAAAATATGCATCGTACAAGAGAGTTCCATATCCAAAACACAGCTGAAAGTGTAATTGAGCGTGCTCTCGACGGCGAAGAGATGAATTTTGCGCATCACACTTGCGCCGACCACTAGCATTCCACCGCGGTAGGTACTCCACACGAGCAGGCCGATCATTTCGACGACTCATAATCTAATATGTTCCACAATCATCATCAGTACCACCCTACCCCACGGTACACCAATTTCCGCagaattgcacacacacacacacgacgctCTGCCAACCAGGTAGGTGGCAATTTTGGGATTGCAGAGCTGCACGCGAACGCGTTACGCGTGGAACATGGGCGCACGGTTGCAGTTAAAGATTTTAAGTTGCACGTTACGCGCACTTGTGATACCATTTCTTCCCGCCATTTCCCCCTAGTAGCAGCAGTCCATGGAGGTTGGCAGCATCGCCTGGGCCACTGGGTCACCGCGTGGTTCCGCGGACACCTCAATGTTGCATCATTTCCTTGTTGATGGACTCGATCAAAACGCCGCCATTCGGCCGCTGTCCGATTTCGGCACCGCACCGGGACAGCTCAGGCTAAACTGCGACGAGTCGGTGGGGGGAGGCCCGACAGTTTGGACGACTTTAGAGTACAGCGCGGCCGTGCGAGAGTACCGCAATTAAACAAAAGTGATTGAGTAATGCTATTTGATGCACTCTCCGGCCGTCCAAACAGACTGCTGTTGCTACCAAAAGGAGGAGGCCATGGGGGAGAGGTTAATCTAAGCTCAACTCGCGTTGTTCAGAAAAGTTCCAGGTCACCACCAGAGTCGGAGGAAAACATTGCCCGCGGTGGCGCGCACGAAAATGTTAAATGTAAAAGGTGCGAAAGCGCGAGACCACCCCACAACAGGAGGAAGTAGTTCAACCGTTCAAtcaacgaaaagaaaaacatacgctcacaaaacacaaacacgcagaCGGACGGATAGAGATAGTGCATAATGATGGGTGCAGGAAGTTTGTAACGTGTAAGcgaaaaaacaagcaaaacgagCCGGACGCCGGTACAGGTGAAGATTAACGGCGAAAAAAGTAGaggcaaaacacacaaaacataccGAACACATGAAATGCAAGAGGAATAGTATTGGTTGTGTTCATGGGGTTGTTCAGTTTTTTTAGTAATCGCTCATTAAGCTACCTCTTTCAATTAACAAAGAAATCTGATTTAACCTAAAAGACGTCTgatcagctgctgctgtggttgtAATCCTTTCCTTGATGTAACACAGGATTAAGGTTTATATGAGGTAGATGTTTTAAGATGATGTTATCTCGTGCGTATATAAGCTATTAAGAATCATTTAACGCTTAGCATTGTATAGAAGAGTTTTATCAGAAAAGCCGTACATGTACttacacataaaaaaacttAATCACTTCAATTATCTGGCGTCGAATTAAATCGATAAAGCATATTACAtaaaaacgtgtaaaaacaaacaaatgcaccATGAAGCAGTAGCGCATCGGGCCCTAGCTGtgtaacaaaacacaccgATTAGCGGCTGCGAAACAagccacaaaacacaaacaaattccATTTCAATCAAATATATAATCATCCATATTTTtatccgatttttttttttgcagtactTCCTCGCCGAGATTCGCTGCCTTAGGTACCACGAAAGCGAACCACAGCGAAACAACGCCCGGTGATAACGAACGCTGGCAAAAGGGGGAACGTCGCGGTACGGAAGATGTTAGCATAACGCCGAAGCAGCAACTCTCCGTCCAGACAAAAACATAGCGTATGCTCGAATAACATGCTGCAACCTGGGTCGAGGGTGTGATGGCCGTTGAAAGGCATACAGcggagaagcagcagcaggcagcaacctcaccgccgccaccacgaAAACGGTACGCGAAGAGCGCGCAGCACCGATAAAACAAAGGCAACGTTTGTATCCACACATGGCGGTGGTGGCTCGAGAGAAGGAACAGAAAAGAGCGacggcaaaacaaaacggccACGAAACAGGAAGGCGATCATAATAACGGTGCAAAACAAATGAAGAGATATATAAGTATGAGTGGGTGCTTTCGCCTCCCCCTGTCCTGAGCCAACGTGCAGCCTCTTTGACGCGACGCCTGCGAAGGCAAAAGTCGACGGTCCTCCGTCACACTATCTCATCATCACCTATGCACTGCGGAGGGGTGG
This genomic interval from Anopheles merus strain MAF chromosome 3L, AmerM5.1, whole genome shotgun sequence contains the following:
- the LOC121599215 gene encoding uncharacterized protein LOC121599215, giving the protein MLFDALSGRPNRLLLLPKGGGHGGEVNLSSTRVVQKSSRSPPESEENIARGGAHENVKCKSTSSPRFAALGTTKANHSETTPGDNERWQKGERRGTEDVSITPKQQLSVQTKT